DNA from Plasmodium cynomolgi strain B DNA, chromosome 12, whole genome shotgun sequence:
AACAAATAAAGCAAAGGTGAGTAAATTACCAGGATGCACAAaacaaatacatttttataaaattgcCAAGCCTTGCTTGTTATGTCTAGTTGATTTGCCAGGATATGGATTTGCCCATAGTAAGGAAGAATTACGACTACAGTGGAATGAATTTaccttattttatttaaaaaacagaaaaaatttaaaaaaagtttttgtTCTCATTGATTGCAGAGTTGGACTAAAAACAAGTGACAAAGaattgctccattttttcgaccgatataatattaaatatcaGATAGTCTTTAGCAAATGTGACTTACTGAATACGAAAGACTTAGCCATAAAGATTCAAATCGCGAATGAGGAAATCGCgtgctttaaaaatttggaggCCCCAATTATTCCCCTCAGTTCGCTGAAAAGACAAAACTTGAGTGAGCTGCGGAGGGAAATTGCCAGATACCAGCTAAACAAAACCATCGTTAAAAATAACATCGTGATGAAGATCAACGACTTGATCGAACAGAGGAGGTTGAGGAAGCTGTCGGGCGGCGCCATTAGCAGCGTTAGCGGCAGTGGCGATGTTAACGGCGTTAGCGGCATTGGCGATGTTAACGGTGTTAGCGGCGCAGTGGAGGGCCAGTTTAACCACCCCACGGGGAACCCCCCAGACGGGGGCAAcacaaaaagcaaaaataaaagcaaaagcaAAACGATCAACGTAGGTGAGACCCTGTCAAAGGACATACTACTCAGCGATGACACCATTTCGGACGCATTAAAtaggtggaaaaaattggacaaACCGATCGTAGACACACCTTTTAATCAATACATGAGTTGCCACATGAAGCTTATAATAAACGCCCTGCAAGAAAAATTTCTACGCCAGTGCCGTGAAGAGTTTAACGAGAACGACCTAAACATTATTGACGAGGTGATTGAAAAATGTGGTAAACTGGGTcaccaaaatgagaaattgGCGGACCCATCCTTAAGGCAGATAAATGATACAGAACAGTTGTGCGTGAACAACACACAGGATCATTACAATAAGGGGACCACctatatgcaaaataaacaaaggAAATACAAGAAAGGGTTGGAGTTAACCGAACAGCAATTGGAAGATGATAGGGAGAAGAAACACCTTTGGGGAGAGACCATTGGCGATAAATCTAGTAAGAATGTTAGTGTAGATTTATCCCCATGGGGAAGGTCTCATGGAGGAGTCAACAAAAAGATTGAcgcaaaagaaaataagaaaaccTACGTGAGGAGCAACGAAACGGTATCGGAACAGACGTGGGATGACGAACAACCGATGGGAGATAATCACGAATCATATTGTACAAACGGTTTGGAAGTTCCCCACAGTGGTGGgcataaaaacaaaactgaTGATTATTCAAATCTGCCTTTGCTAAGTAGTATCGACTCGATGGAACTAGAAAAGGAGCTACTTTTGGACAGTCTGCTTTTAtcggatgaaaaaaagaagaacaaatatGAGTATCTCCATtgcgaaaatgtaaaaatggataatctatttgaaggaaacaaaaacaaatcaTGGAGCGATCAGTTTAAACGTGAGGATTATTCCAAAGTTAAGGAAAACATTTTattggaagaagaagatacGTATACCCCTGAGGATTATGCAAGTGGGTTAAAGAGGAGTAAATCGGGCACTCAAAATGGTGACATCCTCTCCAGTTACACATTTAACATAAAGGATAAAGACACGCATCaaatatacgaaaaaataaagtcagATTCGTACAAAATGTATAGAAGTAGGCAGCTAGAAAATTTAGAAATACAAACCAGTTGGGGCACACCTGGACaaggcaaaaatgtacaaaagggggaaccgCATACTACCGTTCGTTCTGCTTCACAAGGGGACAGCACCAGTGTGGAAAAGAACTCACCTATATGTGGTGGGTCTACCGGTGAGCTATCCCCCCCCCAGGGGGCATCCCCCACGAATAGAGAAAACACCGGTGTGAAGAAACATTACATTGGCTTAAAAACCAGAAGCAGTATTATCAAGGgaaccaaaaaattaaaattatttggtaaaaaaagaaccaatGATATTGTTCACGTTCCGATCGATTTGGCAACGGACTATTTTAAGTTAAGCAACAACTCCACAGTTTAcgataaaaagaagaacagcTGGAATTATATTAACTCCAAGTATAACAAgtggcttaaaaaaatgacccgCAAGAAGATTTCCACGGAAATTACCAGCCCAGTTAAAAAGGTAGACGTCATGGTGAGATATGCACAGAAACAGGAAAGCAAATataagaaggagaaaaacaaactgCTCATGCGGAAGAAGAACTTAGGCATGATCACCAAACCGCCTAATCATAAGAAGGGCCAAAAGATTTCAAGAAATTATACCCTATCGGATGAGCAAAAGATATTTGATAGGGAGGCCTTTTTTAAGTATCGCGATGTCCAAAAGTGATATGTGCGCATGGGGCAGATGTGCTAATTTGGAGTCCTCTAATTTGAGTCTCTTCTGCGACGGAACATCTTCCAAAGCGTTGGTTAATTGGTCATCTGTCAGTGGCAACCTTTTTACCGTTCCATGTGTTCTTACTtagttgcgaaaaaaaaggcgcacatTGTTTTGAACCCATCCTCTATATCGCATACGTACCATATGGTTTTCGTAAAGTTGACCctccaaaatggggggaaccAATATGGCTATGCGATACATGGGCATTCCATACATTCGCAGGGACGTATACTCCCTTGTACATAACAATGTGTCATTCCCCGATGtagccgttttttttcactttttttgtagaaGTGTAAAACATTCCTCTTTTGGAACTTAACTAATGGCTGCTCAATTGAGCGGTACGTTTGTGCatcaaaagaagaaaaaaaaaaaaaaaaaacgcatacatgttatatgaatatgtgtatatgtgcgcCTATGCCTTACATTTTCTACGCATCGCCGCGCAATTTGCCaaacatttttctcccccccttttcacaaatttgtCTTTTCAAAGTGCATGTAATTTCACCATGTAAGCAAACTTGTCGAAGGTGAGGCGTATGCACATGAGCGTGCCGGCTCCCATGTGCCCGCGCATGTAATAAAGGCTAACGTGGCTGAAGTGGTTTAGTACACATCACAACTGCAGTTAATAAaaacttccctttttataaatctattcctttcttcctttttttttttaatacgaTAAAACTTTGCTAATTTCGCATCGGCTTCTTCCACCAGCAGATAATCCccctaaaaaaattacgtgtTTTACGacaagcaattttttcttccagaaaatttttattttcccagcGCTCACCTGTAGGGGGAAGGGGTACACTCTTTTTATGACTCCCCAATTGGTCACTGCTTATTTTAACGTAAAGGCGAACTTTGCTACGTCGAAGGGACGCACAATTTGGCAACCCTGTCATAAGAGCGGCACATCAAGGGGGGCAAATCCCGCGATATATCTTATATGCCTGTGCGCAAACATACGCGTAAAGTTTTACAAACAAGCGTAAGAAACACACCTTTCCTGTGAACCCCAAAATGGAACAGTTCATAGCGCCGTAAGCAGGGGGCACATCGACAATGGGGGGATGATCGACCCTATCCCTCCACACAAATTTGTATCTCCCCACTTGGGCACATACGTAtctatgcatatatatgcagcCATGCACGTGCGTATTTATGAGAGTCTATCTctgccccccctttttttttttgttttccaaaCTGCTAGGAGAGTCAACAAAAAATAcctgaacaaattttacaaCAAGAATGTGCGAATAGTGGGCAAGGTTTTAAAGAAGGAAGGAGGGGAGCTGACTCTGCAAACGTGTGATAGTAAGGGAGGGCCCTACAAACGTGATGTGATCGCACTGTGGGTGCATAAGcatgtgtatacatgtgtacattcGTAGATGCGCTAGCAAATGTGCACCCCAGTGCGTAGGTACATTCCGTGtctatgtataaatatgcgaGCGTACACTCTGGCGCCGCGCTTCAACACccgatattttttccccaacgCGGAATGCTCCTcagatgaagaaataaaatgcttTTTGAGTGAAAAccaaggagaaggaaagtTAGATCAGTATGTCGAAGTTTTAGGGAAGGTAAGGAGGCGCCACATTATCCATTTACGTTTGTTTGAGGAGAGAGTGTCCCATTAGTGCAATGGTTCGTTACCTGCACATGCGAGTTGTACTccccttctcctcatttttagGTGAACAAAGATGATACGTTAAGCGATATAGTGTACGTGCAGAATGGAGGAAACTCTTTAAGTAAGCAAAagaatataaagaaaaagggggagggaacTTCCCCTCCTTGCACATGAGACGTGTTAAGCGGCATACTGCCATACTGGCTATATGCGTACAAGCAGGTGTGCATGCGCACT
Protein-coding regions in this window:
- a CDS encoding hypothetical protein (putative) — its product is MEQFIAPRVNKKYLNKFYNKNVRIVGKVLKKEGGELTLQTCDNEEIKCFLSENQGEGKLDQYVEVLGKVNKDDTLSDIVYVQNGGNSLNLNEINNLINLTFLEEFGEIF
- a CDS encoding probable GTP-binding protein (putative) — its product is MLGKPLNKLQRKYLNEKRPNFAPIFLDQLKPRMILYKTAIQVSELPLPKYPEIAFIGRSNCGKSTLINELCGRTNKAKVSKLPGCTKQIHFYKIAKPCLLCLVDLPGYGFAHSKEELRLQWNEFTLFYLKNRKNLKKVFVLIDCRVGLKTSDKELLHFFDRYNIKYQIVFSKCDLLNTKDLAIKIQIANEEIACFKNLEAPIIPLSSLKRQNLSELRREIARYQLNKTIVKNNIVMKINDLIEQRRLRKLSGGAISSVSGSGDVNGVSGIGDVNGVSGAVEGQFNHPTGNPPDGGNTKSKNKSKSKTINVGETLSKDILLSDDTISDALNRWKKLDKPIVDTPFNQYMSCHMKLIINALQEKFLRQCREEFNENDLNIIDEVIEKCGKLGHQNEKLADPSLRQINDTEQLCVNNTQDHYNKGTTYMQNKQRKYKKGLELTEQQLEDDREKKHLWGETIGDKSSKNVSVDLSPWGRSHGGVNKKIDAKENKKTYVRSNETVSEQTWDDEQPMGDNHESYCTNGLEVPHSGGHKNKTDDYSNLPLLSSIDSMELEKELLLDSLLLSDEKKKNKYEYLHCENVKMDNLFEGNKNKSWSDQFKREDYSKVKENILLEEEDTYTPEDYASGLKRSKSGTQNGDILSSYTFNIKDKDTHQIYEKIKSDSYKMYRSRQLENLEIQTSWGTPGQGKNGASPTNRENTGVKKHYIGLKTRSSIIKGTKKLKLFGKKRTNDIVHVPIDLATDYFKLSNNSTVYDKKKNSWNYINSKYNKWLKKMTRKKISTEITSPVKKVDVMVRYAQKQESKYKKEKNKLLMRKKNLGMITKPPNHKKGQKISRNYTLSDEQKIFDREAFFKYRDVQK